The proteins below are encoded in one region of Levilactobacillus namurensis:
- a CDS encoding DNA repair exonuclease produces the protein MQFIHAADLHLDSPFLGLTTLPNALLTRIRQSTFAAATKIFDRALAEHVDFVVLAGDLFDRAEQSVAAQAYLFDQFERLNQAQIPVFVSFGNHDYATDQHQAVAYPANVTVFTDQVGTQTLTLASGETVAVSGFSYPQRWVTADPLPDFPPHAQTDWHIGLLHGAVATGGTADHYAPFTLAELLAKRYDYWALGHIHHRQQLNAQPPVIYAGNPQGRTQQETGTKGAYLVTSQGRQLVPQFFATADLLWETATVTTAATTLTELEAALTTWVRAHPASQLTLTPLTLQLTAELTPADQTQWRATDWPALYHRTHRADLTAAQRYFPQMTLQGPTAHLQAPQLDQTYWDQGAAATFTPAAIQQLFGKLAQEPSLADWLDTQVTPQDLATLATQQLQGLMNQEGHDVS, from the coding sequence GTGCAGTTTATTCACGCAGCAGATTTACATTTAGATAGTCCGTTTTTGGGGCTGACGACCCTGCCGAATGCCTTATTGACGCGGATTCGCCAGTCAACGTTCGCCGCAGCGACCAAGATTTTTGACCGGGCGTTAGCGGAACACGTCGATTTCGTGGTCCTGGCCGGTGATCTCTTTGACCGCGCCGAGCAGAGTGTGGCGGCCCAGGCCTATCTCTTCGACCAATTCGAACGGTTGAACCAGGCTCAGATTCCCGTATTCGTCAGTTTTGGGAATCATGATTACGCCACGGATCAGCACCAAGCGGTGGCATATCCTGCGAACGTGACGGTCTTTACGGACCAGGTGGGCACCCAGACCTTGACCCTAGCGTCGGGGGAGACGGTTGCCGTGAGCGGCTTTAGTTATCCGCAACGGTGGGTCACCGCGGACCCACTACCGGATTTCCCACCACATGCCCAGACGGATTGGCATATCGGCCTTTTGCACGGGGCGGTGGCGACTGGCGGGACGGCGGACCACTACGCGCCCTTCACCTTAGCTGAGTTGCTAGCTAAACGGTATGATTATTGGGCGTTGGGCCACATCCATCACCGGCAGCAGTTAAACGCCCAACCACCCGTGATCTATGCGGGCAATCCGCAGGGGCGGACCCAACAGGAGACTGGCACCAAGGGGGCCTACCTGGTCACCAGCCAGGGACGACAGTTGGTCCCGCAATTCTTTGCGACGGCTGACCTCTTATGGGAGACGGCCACGGTGACCACGGCCGCCACGACCCTCACGGAGCTGGAAGCTGCACTGACGACTTGGGTGCGGGCGCATCCGGCCTCACAGCTGACCCTGACCCCCTTAACGCTGCAGCTGACCGCCGAGTTAACGCCGGCGGACCAGACGCAATGGCGGGCCACCGACTGGCCGGCATTGTACCACCGAACGCACCGCGCGGACCTGACTGCGGCACAGCGCTACTTTCCGCAGATGACCCTGCAAGGGCCCACCGCGCACCTCCAAGCGCCCCAGCTCGATCAGACGTACTGGGATCAGGGGGCCGCGGCGACCTTTACCCCGGCAGCGATTCAGCAGTTGTTCGGGAAGTTGGCCCAAGAACCCAGTCTGGCAGATTGGCTGGATACGCAGGTGACTCCGCAGGACTTAGCGACCTTAGCGACCCAGCAACTTCAAGGGTTGATGAACCAGGAGGGACACGATGTATCTTAA
- a CDS encoding ABC transporter ATP-binding protein codes for MALTVSHVVGGYSQIPVLKDISFDVKDGELVGLIGLNGAGKSTTINHIIGLLTPHKGTITINGVTITQDSQAYKQQIAYIPETPVLYQELTLREHLEMAMMAYDLDQDQAWETAKKLLKTFRLANKLDWFPANFSKGMKQKVMIVCAFLTQAKLFIIDEPFLGLDPLAVNDLLHLIQERKAQGASILMSTHVLDTAQRYCDRFVLLHSGQVKTEGTLSELQAALPEAGESLNDIYLSMTKVDRQ; via the coding sequence ATGGCGTTAACGGTAAGCCATGTCGTGGGGGGCTACTCCCAGATTCCCGTCTTAAAAGATATCAGTTTCGACGTCAAAGACGGTGAACTTGTCGGCTTGATTGGCCTGAACGGAGCTGGGAAGTCCACGACGATTAATCATATTATTGGGCTGTTGACCCCGCACAAGGGGACCATCACGATCAATGGGGTCACGATTACCCAGGATAGTCAGGCCTATAAGCAACAGATCGCCTATATTCCCGAAACGCCAGTTCTGTATCAAGAGCTGACTTTGCGGGAACACCTCGAAATGGCCATGATGGCCTATGACCTCGATCAAGACCAGGCTTGGGAGACGGCGAAAAAGTTATTGAAGACTTTCCGGTTGGCCAATAAGCTGGATTGGTTCCCCGCGAACTTTTCCAAGGGGATGAAGCAAAAGGTCATGATCGTTTGTGCCTTCTTGACCCAAGCCAAGTTGTTCATCATTGATGAGCCTTTCTTGGGACTGGATCCATTGGCCGTCAATGACCTGCTGCACCTGATTCAAGAACGTAAGGCGCAGGGGGCCAGTATCCTGATGTCGACGCACGTGCTGGACACTGCCCAACGGTATTGTGACCGGTTCGTCTTATTGCACTCGGGGCAGGTCAAGACTGAGGGAACGCTTAGTGAGTTACAAGCCGCTCTTCCGGAAGCGGGAGAATCACTGAACGACATCTACCTCTCCATGACCAAGGTCGATCGCCAATGA
- a CDS encoding peptidylprolyl isomerase PrsA, with amino-acid sequence MKKWFIALAGVLLSFTLAGCGSQTVATTNGGKITESAYYSSLKGTSSGKQVLQQMILNKVLEKQYGSKVSKDAVTKQFNKYKAQYGSSFNSVLTQSGMTQSSLKTEIRSNLLLKEAVKDNVKVTDKQLQKQFKSYQPKVTVAHILVAKKSTATKVINDLKDTKKANLESEFTKLAKKYSTDTATKKKGGKLTAFDSTDTSLDSTFKKAAFKLSTDEYTATPVKTQYGYHVILMLNNPGKGTLKQHKAELKQQIIDNDMNDSTVLHNVVAKVLKKGNVSIKDNDLKNILSDYLSSSSSSSSSK; translated from the coding sequence ATGAAGAAATGGTTTATCGCCCTAGCCGGTGTGCTCTTATCTTTCACGCTTGCTGGTTGTGGGAGTCAGACCGTTGCCACGACGAACGGTGGTAAGATTACCGAAAGTGCCTACTACAGTAGCCTGAAAGGGACCTCTTCCGGTAAGCAAGTCTTGCAACAAATGATCTTGAACAAGGTCTTAGAGAAGCAATACGGTAGCAAAGTCAGCAAGGATGCTGTGACCAAGCAGTTCAACAAGTACAAGGCCCAATACGGTTCTTCCTTTAATAGCGTCTTGACCCAAAGTGGGATGACGCAATCCAGCTTGAAGACCGAAATCCGGTCCAACTTACTGTTGAAGGAAGCCGTTAAGGACAACGTCAAGGTCACGGACAAGCAACTCCAGAAGCAATTCAAGAGTTACCAGCCTAAGGTCACCGTTGCTCACATCTTAGTTGCTAAGAAGTCCACGGCCACTAAGGTCATCAACGACTTAAAGGACACTAAGAAGGCCAACTTGGAAAGCGAATTTACTAAGTTAGCTAAGAAGTACTCCACGGATACGGCAACTAAGAAGAAGGGCGGTAAGTTAACGGCCTTCGATAGTACCGACACGTCTTTGGACTCGACCTTTAAGAAGGCCGCCTTCAAGTTGAGCACTGACGAATACACCGCAACGCCTGTTAAGACGCAATACGGTTATCACGTTATCTTGATGTTGAACAACCCTGGTAAGGGTACCCTGAAGCAACACAAGGCTGAACTGAAGCAACAAATCATCGACAACGACATGAACGACAGCACGGTGCTGCACAACGTTGTTGCCAAGGTCTTGAAGAAGGGGAACGTTTCCATCAAGGACAACGACTTGAAGAACATCTTGTCAGATTACCTGTCAAGCAGCTCCTCATCCTCATCATCTAAGTAA
- a CDS encoding ABC transporter permease → MIQLFKNRRARHLREMAKYLRLVFNDFFVFALLFFLGGLGLGYSNLLKTLTSGLWWAPLVALVVLGITVQVGRFATLIEDADRVFLLPKERAMQGYLVAARRYSQWLAQATQLIVLFIMTPYLRVTLSWSLATVAGLAVTQVILKDTLLRLDLASAYQVTGQRRMNHWTNKWGLSLIVLAVGLWANPWLAAILAILADGAVAVWFQQHWQRQQIRWREQIALEDNRMLGIYRFFNLFTDVPMVSGTIHRRHYLDGLLRRIPVRHDQAYLYLYSRGMLRGTEFSGLVVRLTVIGMILLAFIQGTWLPVILTALFIYLIGFQLLPFFQQYDDIVFTHVYPLTWEQRLRSFVQLVTLILTTTAGLMCLVVILADRRLLPALGTVGVAAVEVWYLARVYTPQRLKRAAQNKG, encoded by the coding sequence ATGATCCAGTTGTTTAAGAACCGGCGGGCCCGTCATCTCCGGGAAATGGCGAAGTACCTGCGGTTAGTATTTAATGACTTTTTCGTATTTGCGCTCCTCTTCTTCTTGGGTGGCCTGGGATTAGGCTACTCCAACCTCTTAAAGACCTTAACGTCGGGCCTGTGGTGGGCGCCCTTAGTGGCGCTGGTGGTGTTGGGAATTACGGTCCAAGTGGGCCGGTTCGCCACGTTGATCGAAGATGCTGACCGGGTCTTCCTGTTGCCCAAAGAGCGGGCCATGCAGGGGTATCTGGTCGCCGCCCGACGGTACAGCCAATGGCTGGCCCAGGCAACGCAACTGATCGTCCTATTCATCATGACGCCTTACCTGCGGGTGACGCTGAGTTGGTCGTTGGCCACGGTTGCAGGTCTCGCGGTGACTCAGGTGATCTTGAAGGATACCTTGTTGCGCCTAGACCTCGCGAGTGCCTATCAGGTAACGGGACAACGGCGGATGAACCACTGGACCAACAAGTGGGGCTTGAGTCTAATCGTTCTGGCCGTGGGGCTATGGGCTAACCCGTGGCTCGCAGCGATTCTAGCCATCTTAGCTGACGGGGCCGTAGCCGTGTGGTTCCAGCAGCACTGGCAGCGGCAACAGATTCGTTGGCGAGAACAGATTGCGCTCGAAGATAACCGGATGCTAGGCATTTATCGGTTCTTTAACCTCTTTACCGATGTGCCGATGGTCTCAGGAACGATTCACCGGCGGCACTACCTCGACGGCCTGTTGCGGCGGATTCCCGTCCGGCACGATCAAGCCTATCTGTACCTTTATAGTCGGGGGATGCTGCGGGGTACCGAGTTCAGTGGCTTGGTGGTGCGCTTAACGGTGATTGGGATGATCCTGCTGGCTTTCATCCAGGGAACTTGGTTGCCGGTAATCTTAACGGCACTGTTCATCTACTTGATTGGGTTTCAACTGTTGCCGTTCTTCCAGCAGTACGACGATATCGTGTTCACGCACGTCTATCCGTTGACTTGGGAACAGCGGTTACGAAGTTTTGTGCAGCTGGTGACCCTGATTCTGACCACTACGGCCGGGCTGATGTGTTTAGTCGTGATCTTAGCGGATCGGCGGTTACTGCCGGCACTAGGAACGGTAGGGGTCGCAGCGGTAGAGGTCTGGTACCTCGCTCGCGTCTACACACCGCAGCGGTTAAAACGCGCGGCGCAAAATAAAGGTTGA
- a CDS encoding 3'-5' exoribonuclease YhaM family protein: MTTKKQLMDYAVDDAVDLFVLLKSADVRTAKNGKPYIALVFEDRSGEISGKYWDASPADTEQFVAGQVVHLQGRREKYQTHPQIKITHMRLATPGDGLSAADFIEQAPMTREAMEDYINQTIFEITQPTWQRLVRRLLTEFRDQFFTYPAAKSNHHAFKGGLAFHTISILRLAHSVTAQYPDLNAPLLYAGAILHDLGKTIELSGPEATTYTLAGNLVGHIVLIDGELVRACDPLKLDPQAEDVLLLRHMILAHHGLLEYGSPVRPALREAEVLHQLDELDASIMMLDTVVGHTAPGEFSERVFALDGRRFYRPNQSGPVTPQE; this comes from the coding sequence ATGACGACAAAGAAACAACTGATGGACTATGCGGTCGATGACGCGGTGGACCTGTTTGTCCTCCTGAAGTCGGCGGACGTACGGACTGCGAAGAACGGGAAACCGTACATTGCACTGGTTTTTGAAGACCGGTCGGGAGAAATCTCCGGTAAGTATTGGGACGCTAGCCCCGCGGATACCGAACAATTTGTCGCGGGTCAGGTGGTTCATTTGCAGGGGCGGCGAGAGAAGTACCAGACGCACCCGCAAATCAAGATTACCCATATGCGGTTAGCCACGCCGGGGGATGGTCTCAGTGCGGCCGACTTTATCGAACAGGCACCGATGACCCGCGAGGCCATGGAAGACTACATTAACCAGACGATCTTTGAGATCACCCAACCCACCTGGCAACGCCTGGTACGACGTCTCCTGACGGAATTTCGGGACCAGTTCTTTACTTACCCGGCGGCGAAGAGTAACCACCACGCGTTCAAGGGGGGCCTAGCCTTCCACACGATTTCCATCTTGCGGTTGGCCCACTCAGTCACGGCCCAGTACCCGGACTTAAATGCACCGTTGTTATACGCAGGCGCGATTCTACACGACCTGGGAAAGACGATTGAGCTGTCGGGGCCCGAAGCCACCACCTACACGCTGGCGGGGAACTTGGTCGGGCACATCGTCTTGATCGATGGGGAACTGGTACGGGCGTGTGACCCGTTGAAATTGGATCCTCAAGCGGAAGATGTGCTACTCTTACGGCACATGATCTTGGCCCATCATGGCTTGCTGGAGTACGGATCGCCCGTTCGACCAGCATTACGGGAGGCCGAGGTCTTGCACCAGCTCGATGAACTCGATGCGTCCATCATGATGTTGGATACCGTGGTCGGGCATACCGCACCGGGTGAGTTCTCGGAACGGGTCTTCGCTTTGGATGGTCGCCGATTCTACCGGCCGAACCAGTCAGGGCCAGTAACGCCTCAGGAATGA
- a CDS encoding AAA family ATPase, protein MYLKTLTLFGYGQFHDRTFSLDRGLNVILGPNEAGKSTITQFITAILFGFPTKKHPALRYEPLDGSRFGGSIELVKDQVTYLVTRVDGPRGGRVTLKNLTTDLPLPATQLSTLLAPVDAQLFTNVYAVNEMRLGAVFQASKQVLTEHLQHVGAVGSDFWLEQAKTLDQTAETLYKPQGRKPTLNQLLQEHQALRDKLAKANESYTTYWQLLKDQRDSHQQQVTLQHRLTKQRTTTDQLTHLQAQWSTFEQWQRLGTATDQPTTGFSQEDATELERLRHQLTASQTSAQANQRRLRDLQAHTQLSSLFQQYLRVPDQVDPLFDQLAAQTAAGQERDRLAATDQELAQRMGAIEQQYATADGRMPRPFSLQTTQTFKQAQADLQLATQKRRRLQQELNQLNAQYQAAQPTRRQRNPLADKQLGWLAAGLVILVGAMFLPGTLFKLIGAVLGIVVGYYGVFIVDGETPASREAQQLTADIRDTQAQLREGNHRIDDLNNQIDAVGTSHGLDHLPVEQWFAAQTAIGEWERLTAQRQTVHDQLDQATAQVTTFMTQATTALPTLKGQSLTSILTQLRQLQSTQQRLITQNGELANLTGRIRQDQAAVKTAEHAVATFLRTRNVPDTATFYQTYQAIRDQGNRTAQRQALADQLGAETLAALQRFSDQHQLQQQVQAAQDQQRATQHQLDAVTTRLATLAGQLAQLTTNGTQTVLRQRLANLETQMRATTQDWLVARLTSQWIRATLLAASGDRLPRIVARTSTFYAQLTENRYTKLDLTAETLRVRRAADGVWLTVDQLSRGTAEQLDLAMKLAFAVVMQPQAAMPLVIDDGLVNFDAQRRQAAYRLLTKLGQQLQIILLTADAAAAQPATGRRVLTLTT, encoded by the coding sequence ATGTATCTTAAAACCTTAACGTTATTTGGTTACGGTCAGTTCCACGACCGGACCTTCTCGTTGGACCGGGGACTGAACGTCATTTTAGGGCCCAACGAGGCTGGGAAATCGACCATTACCCAGTTCATCACCGCTATTTTATTTGGCTTTCCCACCAAAAAACACCCGGCGTTACGCTACGAACCGCTGGATGGGAGTCGTTTCGGGGGGAGTATCGAGCTGGTCAAGGATCAGGTGACGTACCTGGTGACCCGGGTGGATGGTCCCCGGGGCGGTCGGGTGACCCTCAAGAACCTGACCACGGACTTGCCGTTGCCGGCGACGCAATTGTCCACGTTGCTGGCCCCGGTCGATGCACAGCTCTTTACCAACGTCTACGCCGTTAACGAGATGCGATTGGGCGCGGTTTTTCAGGCTTCCAAGCAGGTCTTGACGGAACACCTGCAACATGTTGGGGCGGTCGGGAGCGACTTTTGGCTGGAGCAGGCTAAGACCTTGGACCAGACGGCGGAGACGCTCTATAAGCCCCAAGGCCGCAAGCCAACGTTAAACCAGTTGTTACAAGAGCATCAGGCGTTACGTGACAAATTGGCCAAGGCCAATGAATCCTACACCACCTACTGGCAGTTGCTTAAGGACCAGCGGGATAGTCACCAGCAGCAAGTTACGTTACAGCACCGCTTGACGAAACAGCGGACAACGACGGACCAATTGACGCATTTGCAAGCACAGTGGTCAACTTTTGAGCAATGGCAACGTCTGGGGACGGCGACGGACCAGCCGACCACGGGATTTAGCCAGGAGGATGCCACTGAACTGGAACGGTTACGCCACCAGCTCACCGCCAGTCAGACCAGTGCCCAGGCCAATCAGCGCCGGTTACGGGACCTCCAGGCTCATACCCAACTATCGAGCCTGTTCCAACAGTACTTACGGGTTCCCGACCAGGTCGATCCCTTATTCGACCAGTTAGCCGCGCAGACGGCAGCGGGTCAGGAACGCGACCGCTTAGCGGCTACGGACCAGGAGCTGGCGCAGCGCATGGGGGCCATTGAACAGCAGTACGCTACGGCGGATGGTCGGATGCCCCGGCCGTTCTCGTTGCAGACGACCCAGACCTTTAAGCAGGCGCAAGCAGACCTGCAGCTGGCGACCCAGAAGCGTCGCCGGTTGCAACAGGAGCTGAATCAGCTCAATGCCCAGTATCAGGCTGCCCAACCCACGCGACGACAACGGAATCCGTTGGCTGATAAACAGTTGGGCTGGTTGGCCGCTGGGTTGGTGATCCTGGTCGGGGCCATGTTCCTACCAGGAACGCTCTTTAAACTGATTGGGGCCGTCCTGGGAATCGTGGTGGGCTATTATGGGGTCTTCATCGTTGACGGCGAAACGCCGGCTAGTCGGGAAGCCCAGCAGCTGACTGCGGATATCCGGGATACACAGGCCCAATTGCGCGAGGGCAACCACCGAATCGATGACCTGAATAACCAGATTGACGCCGTGGGGACCAGTCACGGCCTCGACCACTTGCCCGTGGAACAATGGTTTGCAGCCCAGACGGCGATTGGGGAGTGGGAACGGTTGACCGCTCAGCGGCAGACCGTCCATGACCAGTTAGATCAGGCCACAGCGCAAGTGACCACGTTTATGACGCAGGCGACCACCGCACTACCGACGCTTAAGGGCCAGTCATTGACCAGTATCTTGACGCAGTTGCGGCAATTGCAGAGTACTCAGCAACGGCTGATCACCCAGAACGGAGAGTTGGCCAACCTGACGGGACGAATTCGTCAGGACCAGGCCGCCGTTAAAACCGCGGAGCACGCGGTGGCGACCTTCTTACGGACCCGGAACGTTCCGGACACGGCGACCTTTTATCAGACCTACCAGGCTATCCGGGACCAAGGTAATCGGACGGCCCAACGCCAGGCCTTGGCCGATCAGTTGGGTGCAGAGACTTTAGCGGCGCTACAACGCTTCTCGGATCAACACCAGTTACAGCAGCAGGTTCAGGCGGCGCAGGACCAGCAACGAGCCACCCAGCACCAACTGGATGCGGTCACGACGCGGTTAGCCACGTTGGCCGGTCAGCTGGCTCAACTGACCACTAACGGGACTCAGACCGTATTGCGTCAGCGGTTGGCTAACCTGGAGACTCAGATGCGCGCGACCACGCAAGACTGGTTGGTCGCACGGCTGACCAGTCAATGGATTCGCGCCACGTTATTGGCGGCATCTGGGGATCGGTTGCCCCGAATCGTGGCGCGGACTAGTACTTTTTATGCGCAACTCACGGAAAACCGGTATACTAAACTTGACTTAACAGCGGAAACGTTACGAGTACGCCGGGCGGCCGATGGGGTCTGGCTGACTGTGGACCAATTGTCCCGGGGAACGGCCGAGCAGTTGGACCTGGCCATGAAGTTGGCCTTTGCGGTGGTTATGCAGCCCCAGGCGGCCATGCCGTTAGTGATTGACGATGGCTTGGTCAACTTCGATGCGCAACGGCGGCAGGCGGCTTATCGCTTGTTGACCAAGTTAGGCCAGCAGTTGCAGATCATTCTGCTGACAGCCGATGCGGCAGCGGCACAACCAGCCACTGGGCGGCGAGTCTTAACGTTGACGACTTAG
- a CDS encoding HIT family protein has translation MASMTLEPHYDDDCVFCKILQGQIPSYTVYEDNVVKAFLDISQGTPGHTLVIPKTHVKDIFAYDADLAAAVFSRIPKIARAIQAADPTIAGMNILNNNGKVAYQSVFHSHIHLVPRYSDQDDFKMIFKDNADNYTPAKYAAIQTAIKSHLEG, from the coding sequence ATGGCATCAATGACCCTCGAACCACACTACGACGATGATTGCGTCTTCTGCAAGATTCTCCAAGGTCAGATTCCCAGTTACACCGTCTACGAAGACAACGTTGTTAAGGCGTTTTTGGATATCTCACAAGGGACGCCCGGCCACACGCTGGTGATTCCCAAGACCCACGTCAAGGACATCTTCGCCTACGACGCGGACCTCGCAGCGGCGGTCTTCTCACGTATCCCTAAGATTGCCCGCGCGATTCAGGCGGCCGACCCCACCATCGCTGGGATGAACATTCTGAACAATAATGGTAAGGTGGCCTACCAATCAGTCTTCCACTCCCACATTCACTTGGTTCCGCGCTACAGCGACCAAGACGACTTTAAGATGATCTTCAAGGATAACGCGGACAACTACACGCCTGCGAAATACGCCGCGATTCAAACGGCCATCAAATCACATCTGGAGGGATAG
- a CDS encoding transglycosylase domain-containing protein, translated as MNNQQPNPGTGFKNRFKRLWRRFQLTRWLIVIVLTGIFLMSGYLTFMAKTTDVGNLKASLENPTKIYDRQNRKAGTLYSQKGTYVPLTQISTNVQHAVISTEDRNFYHEHGFSIKGIARAFYLYGKNKLLRRDYISGGGSTLTQQLVKNAYLTQEQTFTRKFKELFLSVEVENVYSKQDILSMYLNNAYFDKGVWGVQDAAERYFGTSAENLTVPQAATLAGMLSNPSGFNPVDHPQASRQRRNLVLGLMAETGAITNAQAKQYQATALTTNDNYTYKNTYKYPYFFDAVINEAISKYGLTESEIMNRGYKIYTTLDQNNQTQMQTLFKNDNYFPANASDGTKVQAASIAIDPNTGGVEAVVGGRGKHVFRGYNRATQMRRQPGSTIKPLAVYTPALENGYYYDSQLTDKKKSYGTNNYTPHNYGGVYSGKIPMYQALAQSTNAPAVWLLNKIGVDKGYESVKKFGLPVTKSDKNLALALGGLKTGVSPQQLAQAYTAFANSGQMRSAHYIRKIVDASGNVVVDTQDSAAKTTRVMSSKTAKQMTSMMMGVFNYGTGASAKPYGYTIAGKTGSTEADGDADATRDKWIVGYTPDVVVTTWEGFDSTSSKHHLEDVSGVGEGPLFQAELQGILPNTKGTSFDTQDASTLAKGESTGGSTSDIWDQVQQGLDNAGKSFNNAADKVKSWWEKAKSYVE; from the coding sequence ATGAATAACCAACAACCAAATCCAGGCACCGGTTTCAAAAACCGTTTCAAGCGGCTTTGGCGCCGGTTTCAGTTGACGCGGTGGCTGATTGTCATCGTGTTGACGGGAATCTTCCTGATGAGCGGTTACCTGACCTTCATGGCCAAGACCACCGACGTTGGGAACCTAAAAGCATCACTAGAGAATCCGACGAAAATCTATGATCGCCAGAATCGCAAGGCCGGGACGTTGTATTCCCAGAAGGGGACTTACGTGCCGCTAACGCAGATTTCGACCAACGTTCAACACGCGGTCATTTCTACTGAAGACCGGAATTTCTACCACGAACACGGCTTCTCCATTAAGGGGATTGCCCGGGCATTTTACCTGTATGGGAAGAATAAGCTGTTACGCCGCGACTATATTAGTGGTGGGGGGAGTACGCTGACCCAACAACTGGTGAAGAACGCCTACCTGACACAAGAACAGACGTTTACCCGAAAGTTCAAGGAGCTGTTCTTATCCGTAGAGGTCGAGAACGTCTACAGTAAGCAGGATATTCTTTCGATGTATCTGAACAACGCCTACTTTGACAAGGGCGTTTGGGGGGTCCAAGATGCCGCTGAGCGGTACTTTGGCACCTCGGCTGAGAACTTAACGGTCCCGCAAGCTGCGACCTTAGCCGGTATGCTGAGCAATCCTAGCGGGTTCAACCCCGTTGATCACCCGCAAGCTTCTCGCCAGCGCCGGAACTTAGTGCTGGGGTTGATGGCGGAAACGGGGGCCATTACCAACGCTCAGGCCAAGCAGTACCAGGCGACCGCGCTGACCACCAACGACAATTACACCTACAAGAATACCTATAAGTATCCGTACTTCTTCGATGCGGTAATTAACGAGGCTATCAGTAAGTACGGGCTGACCGAATCTGAGATTATGAACCGGGGCTACAAGATCTATACCACCCTGGACCAGAATAATCAGACGCAGATGCAGACCCTATTTAAAAATGACAACTACTTCCCCGCCAATGCTAGCGACGGAACTAAGGTCCAGGCCGCCAGCATTGCCATTGACCCCAACACCGGAGGCGTCGAAGCCGTCGTCGGTGGCCGGGGGAAACACGTCTTCCGGGGCTATAACCGGGCAACGCAGATGCGCCGTCAGCCCGGGTCGACGATCAAGCCGCTAGCGGTCTACACGCCGGCGTTAGAGAACGGCTACTACTATGATTCGCAATTGACGGATAAGAAGAAGTCTTACGGGACCAACAACTATACGCCGCACAACTACGGGGGCGTCTACAGCGGTAAGATTCCGATGTACCAAGCCCTGGCGCAGAGTACGAACGCGCCAGCAGTCTGGTTATTGAACAAGATTGGTGTTGATAAGGGGTACGAGTCGGTCAAGAAGTTCGGCCTACCCGTGACCAAGTCGGATAAGAACCTGGCCTTAGCGCTGGGGGGCTTGAAGACCGGGGTCTCGCCCCAGCAGTTAGCGCAAGCCTACACGGCGTTCGCCAACAGTGGTCAGATGCGTTCGGCCCACTATATTCGGAAAATCGTAGACGCTTCGGGTAACGTGGTGGTCGATACCCAGGATTCAGCGGCCAAGACCACGCGCGTCATGTCCAGTAAGACGGCTAAGCAGATGACCAGTATGATGATGGGCGTCTTCAATTACGGGACTGGGGCGTCCGCTAAGCCGTATGGGTACACGATTGCCGGTAAGACCGGGAGTACCGAAGCCGACGGAGACGCCGACGCGACCCGGGATAAGTGGATCGTGGGCTACACCCCAGACGTGGTGGTAACCACTTGGGAAGGCTTTGACAGCACCAGTAGTAAGCACCACTTGGAAGACGTCAGTGGCGTGGGGGAAGGCCCCTTATTCCAAGCCGAACTCCAGGGCATCCTGCCGAATACCAAGGGCACGTCCTTTGATACCCAAGACGCGTCGACCTTAGCTAAGGGCGAAAGTACAGGCGGGTCTACCAGCGATATCTGGGACCAGGTTCAACAGGGCCTCGATAACGCAGGAAAGTCGTTCAACAACGCGGCGGATAAGGTGAAGTCGTGGTGGGAGAAGGCTAAGTCCTACGTGGAGTAG
- a CDS encoding YlbF family regulator, with product MAENLHDLGNQVAEALKATPDYQALQKAFATMKADAETYKLFQEFQQLQGTLQQKQMAGQKLTEDELKHAHDLAEKVSKIESIKDLMETERGVNQILSDLNQTITQPIQDLYQG from the coding sequence ATGGCTGAAAATTTACACGACTTAGGGAACCAGGTGGCCGAAGCATTAAAGGCCACCCCAGACTACCAGGCCCTTCAAAAAGCATTCGCAACCATGAAGGCTGATGCCGAAACCTACAAGTTGTTCCAAGAATTCCAACAATTACAAGGGACTTTACAACAAAAGCAAATGGCTGGTCAAAAGTTGACCGAAGACGAGTTGAAGCACGCGCACGACTTGGCCGAAAAAGTCTCCAAGATCGAGTCCATCAAGGACTTAATGGAAACTGAACGGGGAGTCAACCAGATCTTATCAGATCTTAACCAGACCATTACGCAACCAATTCAAGATCTCTACCAGGGTTAA